In Chitinophagales bacterium, one genomic interval encodes:
- a CDS encoding DUF3127 domain-containing protein, producing the protein MSYEVSGRIVKIFDTQVFNSGFQKREFVVETQEQYPQPIKLEFFKDKCSVLDKYNEGDQVNVSFNLRGNEYNEKFFVNLQAWKMEKTGQAQGHSDFSDAPIPSASDAPPEEDQEFNDLPF; encoded by the coding sequence ATGAGCTACGAAGTAAGTGGAAGAATAGTTAAGATTTTTGATACCCAGGTTTTTAACAGTGGATTTCAAAAAAGAGAATTTGTGGTAGAAACCCAGGAACAGTATCCACAGCCCATTAAGCTTGAATTTTTTAAAGACAAATGCAGTGTGCTCGATAAATACAATGAAGGAGACCAGGTGAATGTTTCTTTCAATTTGAGAGGGAATGAATACAATGAGAAGTTCTTTGTCAATCTACAGGCCTGGAAAATGGAAAAAACCGGGCAGGCACAAGGCCATTCAGATTTTAGCGATGCGCCCATACCTTCTGCCAGTGATGCCCCTCCAGAGGAAGATCAGGAATTCAATGATTTGCCTTTTTAA